The sequence tctatctatctattatatacatatttatatatacatttatgtaatgtatacacaaacacacacacatacacaaacaaatatatgcatatatatatatatatatatatatatatatatatatatatatatatatatatatatatatatacatatatatatgtatatttatatttatatatctatctatgaatataaatatcaatatatatgtgtgtatgtatgtgtgtgtgtgtgtgtgcgtgtgtgtgtgtgtgtgtgtgtgtgtatgcgtatatatgtatatataatatatatatatatatatatatatatatatatatatatatatatatatatatacatatatatatacacacacacacacacacacacacacacatatatataaatatatatacacaatatatatatatatatatatatatatatatatatatatatatatatataatatatatatatatatatatatatgcatatatatatttatttatatgtatatatatataaatatatatgtatatatatatatatatatattttatattattgataaccGAAAAgggaggtatatatatgtatatatatgcgtgtgtatgtgtgtgtgtgtctttgcgcgcgcgcgcgcgtgtgtgtgtgtgtgtgtgtgtgtgtgggtgggggtgtgtgtgtatgcgtaaatacacacacacacacacacaccacacacacacacacacacacacacacacacacacacacacacacacacatacattatatacacatacacacacacacacacaccacacacacacacacacacacacacacacacacacacacacacatatatatgcacacaccacactaaataatatataatatatatatatatatatatatatatatatatatatatatatatatatatatatatgcatattatatatgttatttatattatatatgatatattatatatatatatatatataatatatatatatatctatatatctatatatattttatatataaatatgtatataaatatctgtctatctatctatctatcaacatatttataggcatatttatatttacacttacacacacacacgcgcgcacaccacacacacacacacacacacacacacacacacacacacacacacacacacacacacacacacacacacacacagacacacacacatacacacacacacacacacacacacacacacacgccgcacgcacaccacatatatatatatatatatatatatatatatatatatatatatatatatatatatatattataataatatatatatatattttatattactatattattcttttttgtatattcctttttctctttctatgtatatatatatatatatatatatatatatatatatatatatatatatatatatatatatatatatatgtgtgtgtgtgtgtgtgtgtgtgtgtgtgtgtgtgtgtgtgtgtgtgtgtgtgtgtatgtatgttcacacatacacacacacaaatatatatgtataaatatatatatatatacacacacatttatatatacatatattacattattgtttttttttattgattaattatctGATTTCTTACTAttcacttatcatcatttcttaCTTAAATGTTTAAGACAGGAAAGAAAGTTATTGTTAGTTACTGCTGCTTAAGTTGTTGTATATGGGCgtaataatttgtatttatagTACTCACTCATCTTTCAGTGAAAGTCATCACTTGAGCCAACAAAAGAGGATATTAGAAATCTGGAgatatgtgtgtacattttattAAATACATTGGTAATTAATCATGTAGAAAATCGGTAAGCAATGAGACTTTATCGGTGCCGTTTTCCTGGATGACATGTGGGCAAACAGTGAAGCGTTTTCTGTCTTATTTCTGAATGAGCACCTCtccattatgataaaaataaattcccaTTTCCTTTacgaaaattcttttttcttgaaaGTGATCTCTGTACGTGATATCACTGCGAACTTGGCTCCTTAACCGGCGAAGGGGTTGAAGGCCTGAGCGGGTTCGTTGTAGTTGTAGCCGCAATCTCCTCTGACGGTGGTGGTGGCCGTCACGGTGTTGACCTGTTCCCTGTATACGGTAGAAGTCACGTAGTTGGTGTTGTAGACGACTCTGGTGTTGTATTGAGTGCGGATCTGCCCGGCCAGTTGTTGTGTCCTGACGGAGGTTTGAGTGACTGTGACATAGCGGGTCTGAGCGGGAACATTGATCACTGTAGATACAATCCTCTGAGAGTTGATGGTTGTGGGAACCACTTGGGTAGAGTACTGTGTCCTCACAACCTGCTGTGGAACAGTTACGAACCTTGTGTTGTACTGTGGCACCTGCTCTGTGCGTACGACGGTGGAGACTCGCTGTTCTACCTGTGTACGTGTTACGTACTGAGTCTGTGTGTTAGTGCGAACCACCTGCGAGAAGATGGTGGTGGTAACAGGAACAACCTGTGTGCTGGTGATGACTCGAGTCTGACCAGGCTGCGTGATGGTTTGGGTAACGACATTGGTCCTGACAAGCTGGGTAGTCCTAACGACGTCCTGGGCAGGTACGACCACAGTAGAATAACGGGTGCTGTACTGAGTACTGGGGATAATACGAGTCTGACCTGGAATCTGCTGTGTCCTTGTTACCGTCTGTGTTCTGTAGACGGTGCTGACCACCTGCTGAGGTACAACCTGCGTTGAAACGACGTTCCTAACGACAGTGGTAGGTACCTGCTGGACACGAGTCTCATATCGTGTCTGGAACTGCACTTCGGTCCTGACACTCTGCTGAGTACGTGTCACGTAATTAACCTGAGGAGGGAGAGTGACGACCTGTGTGCGCACGTTGTCCTGAGTACGAGTGACAGTCACTGTTTCGTATAGCACTGAAGGGACCTGCTGAGTACGGACGATCTGTGAGTAGACGGTGGTGAAAACTTGTTGCGTGCGGACGGAAGTCTGCGTAAGATACTGGACATCTCTGTTGTAGACGGTTGATGGGACGACTACGGTAGAGTACTGGATTTGCGTTCGGTAAATGACGGATGGCTGACAATTGGCTTCCTCTCTTGGGTGGCAAGTATGACAGAGAAGATTCAAGTTCGATGCCATTCCCGAAGAGCTGCCGACGAGGCCTCTCGACGGACGCCCCGAAGGCGCAGCCGATCAACAGGGAGAACAAGAGCGCCCtcatcctggaaaaaaaaaacaaaaaacattgataatcatGTTTGGCGTCAAATCTGAAATTGAACCATTATTAAAATGTAAGAATCAAATATTATTGCTGATAATACTTACTGTTAAATGTCTCTGATATGCTGTAGTGTATCTTTTGATGtaggataacaataaaagtgtTAAATAGGAATATTGGAGTGTATTTGtcatttacataaatacaaagCTCATTCATAATATGATGGTAAAATCATTAAGAACTGCAGACAGATACTTCGAAAACGCTTCACGATTTACCCACGATTGTATTGTATCAAATAATATTGGCAGATATTGAGATACTGATCTAAACGTTATGGCAAGGAGAAATCATCTTTAGAAGTTGAAAGGAATAGCCGGGGCATCGTAATTATAACCACAAGAGGAAGTAACTGTCTGAGTGACGGTAACTTGGCGAGGTTGGTTGACTGTGCGGTACACGACCTCCTGTCTTTGTTGGGTCTGCACCACCTCGCGGTTAACGACACGGTCTTGACCGGGTACTTGGACCACAGAGGTTCTGACTTCCTGACGGGTTTGTACGACGGGGACCGGTGTGACGTACTGGGTCCTGACAACGGTCTGCACTTGTGTGAATGGCTGAACCCTTGTCTCGAAGAGAGTGGTGTAGATGGTGGTGGGAACCACCTGAGTACGCACCACTTCTTGGGGCACCACCTGTGTTTGGACACGTGTCTGGGTAGCAACATTGGTCCTTGTCACCACCTGTTCACGAGTAGCGAAGGCATTCTCGAAACGAGTGTTAACAGATGTGAAAGGAATGACTTGTTGACGCTGAGCGACAGTAGTTCTTAGAACGTCCTGTCCACGGACAACAGATGTCTCGACAACCTGTTGCACACGTGTTGATGTTACATATCGGGTGTTAGCTGGCTGTTGGCTCCTGACAATGGAGGTCTGAACAACAGTCTGAACTCGAGTTTGTACAACGTCACGACCTGGAATAGTAACAACACGGGTCTCTTGGCGTGCCTGTGTCTCGTAGTTGGTAACAGGCTGGTTAACAGTCCTGATTTGAGTTCTGGTCACCTCGACAGGAACCACCTGTGTCTGCACCTGTGTACGTGTCACATAGTTGACCTGTGGCACCACACGGGTTGAAGTGACGAAACGAGTTTGTACAACAGGTTGACTGGGAATGGTTTGAGTGACAAACCTGTCAATAGCACGAATACTAGTGCGCTGAACAACGCTGGTCTGATACTGGACCTGCGTCTGGACACGAGTCTGGAAAAGAGTGGTTGGTACCACCTGTTGCCTGACAATGGTCGTGGTTCTGTACTGAGTGTTGACTTGATTGACGGTCTGGAGGCGGACGGAGGTCTGGACCTGAGTATTGTAGACGACAGAAGTGATGGGAGCAATCTGACAAGTCGGGTTGCTTGGGGATGGGGGTAGATAACCGTTGTCAGGTTCCGGGTAATTGTATCCCTGGGGTTCGGCCGAGGCCAGAGCCAGCAGCAGCAGCGTCGCCGTCAAGCGCCACATCCTGCAAAGAGAAATTCCACAGATTAGAGCAGCGGTGATTGGAACCCCCGCGTCTCGCCAACTCATTTGGGAATAAAGTCCAATCACGCGCCCCTCTATCTGTGCAACTTCTCCATGCGGTGTGGGCTGACCCGAGAGGACTTTATCGCCCAGATGAGCCGCGAGACTTAACTGGTCTACAGGACACTTACTCGAGAACGACGCATTCTTTTCTTAATTATGTAATATTCCCCAAATATACTCATTTGCAATAGTAATGAATGCTAATTTGAATATAGACGTCATAGAGCGTGAATCGCATATGCTTTGCGTTGAAACTTCATTCATCGGCCCCGACGTGAAAGCATCTCTTGCAGTTGATTGTCATTATTGACACGCTAAATGATCAGATGTATATTTTGATAGGATAgataatgagtgagtgagtagagagagagagagagagagagagagagagagagagagagagagagagagagagagagaaaagagagagagagagagagagagagagagagtgagagagagagagagagagagagagagagagagagagagagagagaggaggagagagagagagagagagagagagagataaagagaaaatacgagaaagataaatatatatatatatatatatatatatatatatatatatatatatatatatatatatattatattgatagagagaagagagaagggaggaaggagtgggggaggggagagagagcgagaacgagaacgagagcgagagcgagagcgagagcgagagcgagagagagagagagagagagagagagagagagagagagagagagagagagagagaggagagagagagagagagagagagagagagagagtatgagacataatatgagagaaagaaagaaagagcaaggtCAGTGTGATGTAAAACGGGAAATCCAATCTTAGCCGGAATTTCCGACGCAGAGGGAAGGTCAGAGAGGACCGTGTctggaaaaggaaagggtgggaCCAGAAACCACTTTTACTGAAAGTCAGGGCGTAGATGACAGCACCAGATAAAGCGACGAAGCGCAAGAGTGAAGATGGGAAGCCGGTGGATTGGTGCgtgtgtgggatggggggggggtgtaggagagCCCGCCTAGACTCATCCCAAGGTTAACAACAACAGGGCTTGCGCGAACGGTGTAGATACGTATCAGGTTGCTTTCGTTCGCCGGGTAGAGTGTCACCGGGTAATATGAAATGCGGCATATCTAATTGCAAAGATTACTTTCGCTTACCCTAATACCCTaagtaactttatttatttacatttcctctaGGGCATTCGCTGTTTTTGTACAGGTAAAAAGGAACCTGGGAACGTAAATGAGAGTAAGAGTGACGGAAGTGCGGCGGGCTTTTGAGAAATCCTCCAGGGTAGTGGGTcatgaagagaaggaggtggagtaagaggagatgaagaaga comes from Penaeus monodon isolate SGIC_2016 chromosome 5, NSTDA_Pmon_1, whole genome shotgun sequence and encodes:
- the LOC119573037 gene encoding LOW QUALITY PROTEIN: uncharacterized protein LOC119573037 (The sequence of the model RefSeq protein was modified relative to this genomic sequence to represent the inferred CDS: deleted 1 base in 1 codon) yields the protein MRALLFSLLIGCAFGASVERPRRQLFGNGIELESSLSYLPPKEEANCQPSVIYRTQIQYSTVVVPSTVYNRDVQYLTQTSVRTQQVFTTVYSQIVRTQQVPSVLYETVTVTRTQDNVRTQVVTLPPQVNYVTRTQQSVRTEVQFQTRYETRVQQVPTTVVRNVVSTQVVPQQVVSTVYRTQTVTRTQQIPGQTRIIPSTQYSTRYSTVVVPAQDVVRTTQLVRTNVVTQTITQPGQTRVITSTQVVPVTTTIFSQVVRTNTQTQYVTRTQVEQRVSTVVRTEQVPQYNTRFVTVPQQVVRTQYSTQVVPTTINSQRIVSTVINVPAQTRYVTVTQTSVRTQQLAGQIRTQYNTRVVYNTNYVTSTVYREQVNTVTATTTVRGDCGYNYNEPAQAFNPFAG
- the LOC119573038 gene encoding uncharacterized protein LOC119573038; the encoded protein is MWRLTATLLLLALASAEPQGYNYPEPDNGYLPPSPSNPTCQIAPITSVVYNTQVQTSVRLQTVNQVNTQYRTTTIVRQQVVPTTLFQTRVQTQVQYQTSVVQRTSIRAIDRFVTQTIPSQPVVQTRFVTSTRVVPQVNYVTRTQVQTQVVPVEVTRTQIRTVNQPVTNYETQARQETRVVTIPGRDVVQTRVQTVVQTSIVRSQQPANTRYVTSTRVQQVVETSVVRGQDVLRTTVAQRQQVIPFTSVNTRFENAFATREQVVTRTNVATQTRVQTQVVPQEVVRTQVVPTTIYTTLFETRVQPFTQVQTVVRTQYVTPVPVVQTRQEVRTSVVQVPGQDRVVNREVVQTQQRQEVVYRTVNQPRQVTVTQTVTSSCGYNYDAPAIPFNF